In Peptostreptococcaceae bacterium, the genomic window CTCGGAAATGGGTGAAATAATGGAACTGCCTGAGGGTACGGTTAAATCGAGAATCAGCCGAGCAAGGATTATGCTTAAAAAAATTATTAATGACAATGCGGAACAAAATGATATAAAAACTGTCTAATTATTGGAAAGGAGGGATAAAAATGAACTGTGAATTCGACAAGACCAAAATTAATGCATATATAGACGGAGAATTAAGCGTTGAAGAAATAGGCGCTGCGGAAGAACATATTAAATCATGTCCGGAGTGCAAAGTCTTATATGAAGAGTTGAAAAATGTCAGAGAAAGGCTATCCAATGCAGAAGAGTTGGAACTTCCTGATGGTTATGAAGAAGAAATGCATCAGAAACTTTTGGGACTACATGACTTGAATAGAGTAAAGGGTAAATCAACCGGCAAGGGTAAAAAGAATTATAATTGGAAACGATGGACGGCTTTCGCGGCAATTTTCTTGGTGGGGTTTGTTTCATACAATGTATGGAAGCCTTCGGGATTTCAAATGAAATCGGCTCAAAATGATATGGCTGTTGCAGTGGAATCTGCGGAAGCGCCGCGAGCCATGAATTCGGATTCTGGAATGAGCCAGGATAAGGAAATGTCCGTCACTATGAGAGAAGAAGATGGAACCGGGTCTCCCGGCGATATGCTCAACATTGATGGCCGAAAGATCATCAGAAACGGATATGTGAATCTCGAGGTTGACAGTTTTGAACAGATATATGACGAGATAATAGCATTGACAGAAACATCCGGCGGTTTCATACAAGACTCAAATACAGGAAAACAATATTACGGCGGACCGGGAAATGAAACAACTTTGCTTAGAGGAAGTTTAAATATCAGGATTCCCGAAAAATCCTTCCTGACAGTTTACAACCAGATAAAAGAACTTGGAGAAGTAAATGATTCGAGCATTAGTGGAAGCGATATAACCTTCCAATACAACGATATTTCAAGTCAAATAGCAAATCTCGAAGTACAGGAAGCACGATTGAGAGACATAATGGAAAAAGCCGAGAATGTGGAAGAGCTTCTTCAGGTTGAGCGGGAACTAAACAGAGTTCGTACTGAAATTGACCGCATGACTGGAATGATTAAGAACTGGGACAATCTTGTAAGCTATTCTACAATAAATGTTTCTTTGACCGAAATTGCGCCTAACTCGACAGAAATAGAAGGATTCGAAAATGATTTCTGGGAAAAGGCGAAACGCGAATTTGTAAAATCGGTGAACCAAGTTATAATATTGTCGCAAAATCTATTTGTTTGGATTATATCAATCATTCCGTTCATATTTATCCTTGGATTGTTGGCGATTATAGTGGCATTTATTGTTAAAAAGAAACGAAAAAGAAAAATCTAACGATAAAAACAAGTTTAAAGCTTTCCTGCTGTTGATGCTGGAAAGCTTTTTCTTTTACTGAAACGCTTTTATTGGTAGAATGGATGTATCAAGAAAGGATGAGACCATGAATAAAATAGTAATAATAGATGGACACAGTTTGATATACAGAGCATTCTACGCTTTGCCTGAGCTGATGACAGCGGAGGGGCTTCATACCAATGCAATTTACGGATTTTTGAATATGCTTAACAGAGTAATTGAGGAAGAGTCTCCGGAATACATAAGCGTGGCTTTCGATATGAAGGCTGCAACATTTCGTAAAGAAGCTTATGAGGGTTATAAGGCAAACAGAAAGAAGATGCCGGTTGAATTGAGAGAACAGATTCCGGCAATTAAAGAAATTCTTGATGCTTATCGCATACATAGAATGGAGTTTGAAGGTTATGAAGGCGATGATCTAATAGGAACCCTTGCGAAAGAATGTGGAAGCCAGGGATTGAAGGTCGTGATTGTTACAGGAGACAAGGACGCATTGCAGTTGGTTGATGAAAACATAAGCGTTATGCTTACTAAAAAAGGAATTAGTAATACTAAGATGTATGATAGCGAGGCTGTATTTGATGAATTTGGAGTTGCTCCCAAACAAATCGCAGACTATAAGGGTCTTGTTGGA contains:
- a CDS encoding DUF4349 domain-containing protein, with amino-acid sequence MNCEFDKTKINAYIDGELSVEEIGAAEEHIKSCPECKVLYEELKNVRERLSNAEELELPDGYEEEMHQKLLGLHDLNRVKGKSTGKGKKNYNWKRWTAFAAIFLVGFVSYNVWKPSGFQMKSAQNDMAVAVESAEAPRAMNSDSGMSQDKEMSVTMREEDGTGSPGDMLNIDGRKIIRNGYVNLEVDSFEQIYDEIIALTETSGGFIQDSNTGKQYYGGPGNETTLLRGSLNIRIPEKSFLTVYNQIKELGEVNDSSISGSDITFQYNDISSQIANLEVQEARLRDIMEKAENVEELLQVERELNRVRTEIDRMTGMIKNWDNLVSYSTINVSLTEIAPNSTEIEGFENDFWEKAKREFVKSVNQVIILSQNLFVWIISIIPFIFILGLLAIIVAFIVKKKRKRKI